The Pelodiscus sinensis isolate JC-2024 chromosome 13, ASM4963464v1, whole genome shotgun sequence genome includes a region encoding these proteins:
- the LOC102453698 gene encoding putative G-protein coupled receptor 34 — MGMSFPTSAAFTASQSNSSHCEIQDGFLAVTLPVMYSLIFISGLLSNMLALWVFWCHTQRSTSITVYMRNLALSDLLLSLCLPFRVAYQNQSGPLILCTIVGAFFYLNMYVSIMFLSLISLDRYLKIIRPLRQFKIHTVPCSTLAARVVWLAYAVFTLPFFFETRGAGACADKCFHFRSKRPLGAALNLVAVATFFIHLLLFLYFYGKISAKLQKVSSGKAQQQGRRPGSRAITRTVVVLAIFSVCFAPYHAVRVPYVLAQLDVISSTQWKQALHLANELVLCISALNSCLDPVIFFFFSSSFRRAVHGTIHGKLKRVVLRNQGALNHSKSITEPGLE; from the coding sequence ATGGGCATGTCTTTTCCCACCAGCGCGGCGTTCACGGCCTCTCAGTCAAACAGCTCCCACTGTGAGATCCAAGATGGCTTCCTGGCAGTGACCCTCCCCGTGATGTACTCCCTCATCTTCATCAGCGGGCTGCTCAGCAACATGCTGGCCCTCTGGGTGTTCTGGTGCCACACGCAGAGGAGCACCTCCATCACGGTGTACATGAGGAACCTGGCTCTGTCGgacctcctgctctccctctgcctgcccttccGGGTGGCCTATCAAAACCAGAGTGGCCCTTTGATCCTCTGCACCATTGTCGGGGCTTTCTTCTACCTCAACATGTACGTCAGCATCATGTTCCTCAGCCTGATCAGCCTGGACCGCTACCTGAAGATCATTCGGCCTCTCCGGCAGTTTAAGATCCACACGGTGCCTTGCAGCACCCTCGCTGCCAGGGTGGTTTGGCTGGCCTATGCTGTTTTCACGCTGCCTTTCTTTTTCGAGACTAGGGGAGCAGGGGCCTGTGCCGACAAGTGCTTCCACTTCAGGAGCAAACGCCCACTGGGGGCAGCTCTCAACTTGGTCGCTGTGGCCACCTTCTTCATTCACCTGCTGCTCTTCCTCTATTTCTATGGCAAGATCTCGGCCAAGCTGCAGAAAGTGTCTTCAGGgaaagcccagcagcagggcagaaggcCAGGGAGTAGGGCCATCACAAGAACCGTTGTGGTCCTGGCCATCTTCAGCGTGTGCTTTGCCCCCTACCACGCTGTGCGTGTGCCGTACGTCCTGGCCCAGCTGGACGTCATCTCCAGCACGCAGTGGAAGCAGGCTCTCCACCTCGCCAATGAGCTTGTCCTCTGTATCTCGGCCCTGAACAGCTGCCTGGACCCCGtgattttcttcttcttctccagcAGCTTCAGGAGAGCCGTGCACGGCACCATCCACGGCAAGCTGAAGAGAGTTGTTCTGAGGAACCAGGGGGCCTTAAACCACAGTAAATCCAtcacagagccagggctggagtaa